The following are encoded together in the Lathyrus oleraceus cultivar Zhongwan6 chromosome 3, CAAS_Psat_ZW6_1.0, whole genome shotgun sequence genome:
- the LOC127130882 gene encoding protein MAIN-LIKE 2-like — MLLGLRIEGKAVNGKTNYANSICMELLDTDLLDDNARGQGILLSRLKAYYNSLYLDENSTEDARIIKTRCYIMLLLGSFLFPEGSGSSMHIMYLPLLRHIDRIGSYSWGSACLAYLYSSLCKNSHKDTSTFSGCAVLLQAWGWSRLPSLAPVNNNPFTFPYAKKWSARGMNYSRCPRHCITQYRNLLDHLRPTDFIWRPYLNMDHEHQVNPEDAAVWTACTPIIRFTTWRGEEVQHQLLLVVFVE; from the exons atgcttttaggactacgaattgaaggcaaagctgttaatggtaagaccaactatgcaaattcaatttgcatggagcttttagacactgatttgttagatgataatgctagaggtcaaggtatactactctcacgcctaaaggcatattataatagtttatatttagatgagaattctaccgaagatgctcgaataatcAAAACTAgatgttacattatgttgttactaggatcctttttatttcccgaaggtagtggttctagcatgcatattatgtacttacctttacttagacatatagatagaataggtagttacagttggggatccgcatgtctagcctatctctatagttcgttgtgcaaaaactcccacaaagacacatctacattttctggatgtgctgttttgctacaagcatggggatggtcaagactaccgtctctagcaccggtcaataacaaccccttcacttttccatatgcaaaaaa atggtcggcacgtggtatgaattacagcagatgtccgagacactgtattactcagtatcgcaacctgttggatcaccttcgaccgacagac ttcatttggcgtccataccttaatatggatcatgagcatcagGTCAACCCTGAAGATGCAGCCGTATGGAcagcatgcacaccgataatacggttcacaaca TGGAGAGGGGAGGAAGTGCAGCACCAGCTGCTGCTGGTTGTGTTTGTTGAGTAG